From Serinus canaria isolate serCan28SL12 chromosome 26, serCan2020, whole genome shotgun sequence, one genomic window encodes:
- the PGC gene encoding gastricsin isoform X2, producing MKWLPVVLACLQLAEGAVRISLRKGLSIRDRMRAAGVLDDFLKHIKYDPVKKYQPSQGSVVREPITNHLDSSYFGEISIGEPPQKFLVLFDTGSSNLWVPSTDCQSPACFNHAKFQPSASATFTPRGQSYNVSYGSGSVTLVLGSDTLRIQSITVTEQELGLSQAEPTQPFYFAAFDGILGMAFPSLAMGGTATALGGMLEQNQLAEPVFSFHFSRQPTFEFGGELILGGVDPQLFQGDITWAPVTQRLYWQVALEEVATGQSVTSWCSQGCQAIVDTGTFLLTVPQQYIESILEALGAQETSYGSNGYCTLAIEATYLPSQDGQPLWILGNVFLKEYYTIFDMANSRVGFALSA from the exons GATCAGTCTGAGGAAAGGCCTGTCCATCCGGGACAGGATGAGGGCAGCTGGGGTGCTGGATGATTTCCTGAAGCACATCAAATACGATCCAGTGAAGAAAtaccagcccagccagggctccgTGGTGAGGGAGCCCATAACCAACCACCTGGAT tcctcCTACTTTGGGGAGATCAGCATCGGGGAGCCGCCCCAAAAGTTCCTGGTGCTTTTTGACACTGGCTCCTCCAACCTGTGGGTGCCCTCCACGGACTGCCAGAGTCCTGCTTGCT tCAACCACGCCAAGTTCCAGCCCAGTGCCTCGGCCACCTTCACCCCCAGGGGCCAGTCCTACAACGTGTCCTACGGCAGTGGCTCTGTCACCCTCGTGCTGGGCTCTGACACACTCAGG ATCCAGAGCATCACAGTGAccgagcaggagctggggctgagccaggccGAGCCCACGCAGCCGTTCTACTTCGCAGCCTTCGATGGCATCCTGGGCATGGCCTTCCCCTCGCTGGCCATGGGGGGCACGGCCACGGCCCTGGGGGGCATGCTGGAGCAGAACCAGCTGGCTGAGCCCGTCTTCAGCTTCCACTTCTCACG ccagcccacCTTCGAGTTCGGGGGAGAGCTCATCCTGGGGGGCGTGGACCCTCAGCTCTTCCAGGGGGACATCACCTGGGCACCGGTGACACAGAGGCTCTACTGGCAGGTGGCCCTGGAGGA GGTTGCCACCGGGCAGTCAGTGACCAGCtggtgcagccagggctgccaggccaTCGTGGACACGGGGACATTTCTGCTGACCGTGCCCCAGCAGTACATCGAGAGCATCCTGGAGGCCCTGGGAGCCCAGGAGACCAGCTATGGG aGCAATGGCTACTGCACCCTGGCCATCGAGGCCACCTACCTGCCCTCCCAGGATGGGCAGCCCCTCTGGATCCTGGGAAACGTTTTCCTGAAGGAATATTACACCATCTTCGACATGGCCAACAGCCGCGTGGGCTTCGCCCTCTCGGCCTAG
- the PGC gene encoding gastricsin isoform X3, with protein MKWLPVVLACLQLAEGAVRISLRKGLSIRDRMRAAGVLDDFLKHIKYDPVKKYQPSQGSVVREPITNHLDSSYFGEISIGEPPQKFLVLFDTGSSNLWVPSTDCQSPACFNHAKFQPSASATFTPRGQSYNVSYGSGSVTLVLGSDTLRIQSITVTEQELGLSQAEPTQPFYFAAFDGILGMAFPSLAMGGTATALGGMLEQNQLAEPVFSFHFSRVATGQSVTSWCSQGCQAIVDTGTFLLTVPQQYIESILEALGAQETSYGYAVDCSDTQSMPPLTFGIGGARLALSPSAYVLNSNGYCTLAIEATYLPSQDGQPLWILGNVFLKEYYTIFDMANSRVGFALSA; from the exons GATCAGTCTGAGGAAAGGCCTGTCCATCCGGGACAGGATGAGGGCAGCTGGGGTGCTGGATGATTTCCTGAAGCACATCAAATACGATCCAGTGAAGAAAtaccagcccagccagggctccgTGGTGAGGGAGCCCATAACCAACCACCTGGAT tcctcCTACTTTGGGGAGATCAGCATCGGGGAGCCGCCCCAAAAGTTCCTGGTGCTTTTTGACACTGGCTCCTCCAACCTGTGGGTGCCCTCCACGGACTGCCAGAGTCCTGCTTGCT tCAACCACGCCAAGTTCCAGCCCAGTGCCTCGGCCACCTTCACCCCCAGGGGCCAGTCCTACAACGTGTCCTACGGCAGTGGCTCTGTCACCCTCGTGCTGGGCTCTGACACACTCAGG ATCCAGAGCATCACAGTGAccgagcaggagctggggctgagccaggccGAGCCCACGCAGCCGTTCTACTTCGCAGCCTTCGATGGCATCCTGGGCATGGCCTTCCCCTCGCTGGCCATGGGGGGCACGGCCACGGCCCTGGGGGGCATGCTGGAGCAGAACCAGCTGGCTGAGCCCGTCTTCAGCTTCCACTTCTCACG GGTTGCCACCGGGCAGTCAGTGACCAGCtggtgcagccagggctgccaggccaTCGTGGACACGGGGACATTTCTGCTGACCGTGCCCCAGCAGTACATCGAGAGCATCCTGGAGGCCCTGGGAGCCCAGGAGACCAGCTATGGG taCGCAGTGGACTGCAGTGACACCCAGAGCATGCCCCCCCTCACCTTCGGCATCGGCGGCGCTCGGCTGGCGCTCTCCCCGTCCGCCTACGTCCTGAAC aGCAATGGCTACTGCACCCTGGCCATCGAGGCCACCTACCTGCCCTCCCAGGATGGGCAGCCCCTCTGGATCCTGGGAAACGTTTTCCTGAAGGAATATTACACCATCTTCGACATGGCCAACAGCCGCGTGGGCTTCGCCCTCTCGGCCTAG
- the PGC gene encoding gastricsin isoform X1, whose protein sequence is MKWLPVVLACLQLAEGAVRISLRKGLSIRDRMRAAGVLDDFLKHIKYDPVKKYQPSQGSVVREPITNHLDSSYFGEISIGEPPQKFLVLFDTGSSNLWVPSTDCQSPACFNHAKFQPSASATFTPRGQSYNVSYGSGSVTLVLGSDTLRIQSITVTEQELGLSQAEPTQPFYFAAFDGILGMAFPSLAMGGTATALGGMLEQNQLAEPVFSFHFSRQPTFEFGGELILGGVDPQLFQGDITWAPVTQRLYWQVALEEVATGQSVTSWCSQGCQAIVDTGTFLLTVPQQYIESILEALGAQETSYGYAVDCSDTQSMPPLTFGIGGARLALSPSAYVLNSNGYCTLAIEATYLPSQDGQPLWILGNVFLKEYYTIFDMANSRVGFALSA, encoded by the exons GATCAGTCTGAGGAAAGGCCTGTCCATCCGGGACAGGATGAGGGCAGCTGGGGTGCTGGATGATTTCCTGAAGCACATCAAATACGATCCAGTGAAGAAAtaccagcccagccagggctccgTGGTGAGGGAGCCCATAACCAACCACCTGGAT tcctcCTACTTTGGGGAGATCAGCATCGGGGAGCCGCCCCAAAAGTTCCTGGTGCTTTTTGACACTGGCTCCTCCAACCTGTGGGTGCCCTCCACGGACTGCCAGAGTCCTGCTTGCT tCAACCACGCCAAGTTCCAGCCCAGTGCCTCGGCCACCTTCACCCCCAGGGGCCAGTCCTACAACGTGTCCTACGGCAGTGGCTCTGTCACCCTCGTGCTGGGCTCTGACACACTCAGG ATCCAGAGCATCACAGTGAccgagcaggagctggggctgagccaggccGAGCCCACGCAGCCGTTCTACTTCGCAGCCTTCGATGGCATCCTGGGCATGGCCTTCCCCTCGCTGGCCATGGGGGGCACGGCCACGGCCCTGGGGGGCATGCTGGAGCAGAACCAGCTGGCTGAGCCCGTCTTCAGCTTCCACTTCTCACG ccagcccacCTTCGAGTTCGGGGGAGAGCTCATCCTGGGGGGCGTGGACCCTCAGCTCTTCCAGGGGGACATCACCTGGGCACCGGTGACACAGAGGCTCTACTGGCAGGTGGCCCTGGAGGA GGTTGCCACCGGGCAGTCAGTGACCAGCtggtgcagccagggctgccaggccaTCGTGGACACGGGGACATTTCTGCTGACCGTGCCCCAGCAGTACATCGAGAGCATCCTGGAGGCCCTGGGAGCCCAGGAGACCAGCTATGGG taCGCAGTGGACTGCAGTGACACCCAGAGCATGCCCCCCCTCACCTTCGGCATCGGCGGCGCTCGGCTGGCGCTCTCCCCGTCCGCCTACGTCCTGAAC aGCAATGGCTACTGCACCCTGGCCATCGAGGCCACCTACCTGCCCTCCCAGGATGGGCAGCCCCTCTGGATCCTGGGAAACGTTTTCCTGAAGGAATATTACACCATCTTCGACATGGCCAACAGCCGCGTGGGCTTCGCCCTCTCGGCCTAG